The genomic segment AGCATGAATAGCAGGACTGCCGCGAAGATGGATACAGTGGAATCGTGGACGTACTTTTCCACGCCAAGAATAGATTCCCAACCCTTCAAGGTCATGGAGCCGATGGATATATCCGAACGCGTCACCCACATGACTACGGCCATGACAAAGACAATGAGAACGAGCAACTCGTTCTTTGTTATCTTTCCCAGTTTTGCGATTTCATCCTTCAAGACCAGCATGTTCATGCCAACATTCTTCCCAGGGGGGAAAAGGAGGAGGGTAAGATACAGCCAAACGAGCGGGATGAAGACAAGGACAAGCGGAATTCCATAAAACAGCCACTTTGAAAAGGTAATCTCAGGCAGGCCAGGGAATAGCTCTCGAACGGCTCCGGCGAGGATGATATTGGGTGCCGTGCCTATCAATGTCCCTATGCCTCCGATGCTCGCCGAATAGGCGACGCCAAGCATCAGCGCCGTTCCGAATCCTTCCATCGAATTTGTTTTCGATCGAGCGGAAGCATCGTGCTCATTCTGAACGGCGCGAACGACGGAGATGGCGACGGGGAGCATCATGACCGTCGTCGCCGTGTTCGAGATGAACATGGATATCAATGCGCTTGCACACATGAAGCCCAGAACGATCCGCCTTTCCGCAAGCCCCATGACCTTGATGATGTTCAATGCAATCCTCCTGTGGAGATTCCATCTCTCCATGGCAAGAGCGATGAAGAAACCGCCCAGGAACAGGTAGATGTTCTGGTCCCCATAATTCTTTGTGACTTGCGCGCCATCGAGGATGCTGAAGAGAGGAAAAGCGGCAATGGGGATGAGCGAAGTCACGGCGATTGGCAGTGCTTCCGCGATCCAGAATGTAGCCATGAGAAGAGCGATAGCGGCCGTTCTCTTTGCCTCTTCTGTCATCCCATGCGGGGCAGGCAGAAGAAGCATGGCTGCAAATATAACGATTCCAATGCTGAACCCCAGAACCTTTCTCATCATATCATCACATGCGCGACGCGACGCTTTTCATTGCGATCCAGTGTGAATGAAATCAGAGGCAATTTTGACATAGGCAATAAATGATAATATAATTTCAACTCTTTTAATAGCAGGAGTTTAAGGAGCTTACGCATCAATGAATCGTAAAGTGAAGTTCATAGTCAGCGGCGCGGCAATCCTCGGCGCCATGGCATTTCTCTTTTTCATCGGACTCAGCAAACAGGGCTCTTTCGTCTATTACCTCACTGTCGGCGAGTATCTGGAAAAAGGGGCCTCAAAAGGGGAAAATTTCAGGATCAACGGGATCGTCCTTGACGGCTCGATCCAGCGGAGCGTGCTCGGGCAGGAGATCACATTCAGGATGACCGACCGGGTCAGTAATCCGTATCAACCCGGGACGAGTGGATCCGGCCATGAAGCATCCAGAAAACTGCTAACGGTCAGATATCATGGCTCTGTTCCCGATACGTTTATCGATGGGGCGGATGTCGTCGTCGAGGGAAAGATGTCTCCTGATGGTGTCTTCGTCGCCCATACCCTCCTTGCCAAATGCCCTTCCAAGTATGAATCTGCTGAAAAATGACAAAGGAATTCTTGATGGTCATGGTTCAAGTCGGTAACTATTCGCTTCTCATGGCCACGATACTGTCGACATGGGCGGTCGTCTCGTCCATCCTCGGCATCACGAGCCGTTCGAAGAACATGATAAAGAGTGGCGAGAACGCGGGCATTGCCTCATTCGCCCTGATCAGCATCGCATCCATTGCTCTTGTGCACGGATTCCTGACGGACGACTTCCGCATTGAGTATGTCGCCCACTATTCGAGCATTCACCAGCCGCTTCTGTACAAGCTGGGAGCGTTCTGGGCCGGTCAGGCTGGATCTCTTCTCCTATGGGCATGGATGCTATCCCTCTTCAGCACGGTCATTGTCCTTCAGAACAGGAACAAGAATAGGGCTCTTATGCCCCAAGCCATTTCCGTCATCATGACGACGCAGTTCTTCTTTCTCATCCTGCTGATCTTCGCTAATAACCCGTTCAAGCTGGTGCCTCCACCACCAAATGGAGTTGGCCTTAACCCGCAACTTCTGAATCCCTATATGCTTATTCATCCGCCGACACTCTATCTCGGTTACGTTGGGTTCACAATACCATTTGCATTTGCCATCGCCGCTCTCATCACTAAGAGAACTGGCGAGGCGTGGATCATCACGACGAGGAGATGGAGCCTCTTCTCCTGGTTTTTCCTCGGAATCGGCATCCTTCTGGGCTCTTACTGGGCATACATCGAGCTCGGCTGGGGCGGATACTGGGCCTGGGACCCCGTCGAGAACGCATCTCTCATCCCCTGGCTGACCGGGACGGCGTTCCTTCACTCCGTCATGATCCAGGAAAAACGGAGGATGCTGAAGGTCTGGAACATCCTCCTAATCATCTTCACCTTCTGCCTCTGCATCTTCGGGACCTTCATCACACGCAGCGGCATCATCTCGTCCGTACATGCCT from the Acidobacteriota bacterium genome contains:
- a CDS encoding cytochrome c maturation protein CcmE, translating into MNRKVKFIVSGAAILGAMAFLFFIGLSKQGSFVYYLTVGEYLEKGASKGENFRINGIVLDGSIQRSVLGQEITFRMTDRVSNPYQPGTSGSGHEASRKLLTVRYHGSVPDTFIDGADVVVEGKMSPDGVFVAHTLLAKCPSKYESAEK
- a CDS encoding DASS family sodium-coupled anion symporter; amino-acid sequence: MMRKVLGFSIGIVIFAAMLLLPAPHGMTEEAKRTAAIALLMATFWIAEALPIAVTSLIPIAAFPLFSILDGAQVTKNYGDQNIYLFLGGFFIALAMERWNLHRRIALNIIKVMGLAERRIVLGFMCASALISMFISNTATTVMMLPVAISVVRAVQNEHDASARSKTNSMEGFGTALMLGVAYSASIGGIGTLIGTAPNIILAGAVRELFPGLPEITFSKWLFYGIPLVLVFIPLVWLYLTLLLFPPGKNVGMNMLVLKDEIAKLGKITKNELLVLIVFVMAVVMWVTRSDISIGSMTLKGWESILGVEKYVHDSTVSIFAAVLLFMLPAGKGEHILSWEEAKKIPWGVLLLFGGGFALAEAFQTSGLSAWIGESMACMKGLPLILIVVAVITIVIFLTELTSNTALTVTMMPIMASLSSAIGVHPFVIMIPTAIAASCAFMLPVATPPNAIVFSSGYITIPQMAKAGFLLNITGIVLITLLTYFIIIPAFHI